A window from Acipenser ruthenus chromosome 36, fAciRut3.2 maternal haplotype, whole genome shotgun sequence encodes these proteins:
- the LOC117401962 gene encoding keratin, type I cytoskeletal 50 kDa-like, translating into MQVQRSQRFSSASMGGGGGGSIRRSGAQSSFSSMGGGMGYGMGGGGGGMSFGMGGSSSGMGFGMGGGGGGFGFANGAGAFGAGGGEGGSFIMGNEKQHMHELNDRLATYLEKVRTLEATNKDLEEKLRNFTTSKVESHDYSAYEAQLKPIRDQIINIILENARLALEMDNAKLAADDFRMKFEAEYAIRQSVEADINGLGGLKKEYEFNHKTLLQDIEGLKDELDFLKKNHEEELASLRSEMSGTVSVDLQAAPAVDLQRVLDDIRAEYEGVARRSQEEAERWFVKQAETKQAEVAQSTEALQSTKTEFTDLRRQYQNLQAELDALNASKSSLEQVLMDTEGRYQMQLQQISAIVGRLQQELMNVRDSMTAQSQEYQNLLNIKMKLEMEIATYKKLLEGAEPGAVMLGGGGAGVNTSQTVVITKETKTVTT; encoded by the exons ATGCAGGTCCAGCGTTCTCAGCGGTTCTCCAGCGCCTCAATGGGCGGTGGTGGCGGCGGTTCAATACGCAGGTCCGGTGCGCAGTCTTCTTTCAGCAGCATGGGAGGTGGCATGGGCTATGGCATGGGTGGTGGCGGTGGTGGTATGAGCTTTGGCATGGGTGGTAGCAGTAGTGGCATGGGCTTTGGCATGGGTGGTGGCGGTGGTGGCTTTGGCTTCGCTAACGGTGCAGGTGCGTTTGGAGCTGGCGGTGGCGAGGGCGGCTCCTTCATAATGGGCAACGAGAAGCAGCACATGCATGAACTGAATGACCGTCTGGCCACCTACCTGGAGAAGGTGCGCACCCTGGAGGCAACCAACAAGGACCTGGAGGAGAAGCTGAGGAACTTCACAACTTCCAAGGTGGAGAGCCACGACTATTCTGCCTACGAGGCGCAGCTGAAGCCAATCAGAGACCAG atcATTAATATCATCCTGGAGAATGCTCGTCTGGCCCTGGAGATGGACAATGCAAAGCTGGCTGCCGATGACTTCAGAATGAA GTTTGAGGCGGAGTATGCAATCCGCCAGTCAGTGGAGGCTGATATCAACGGGCTGGGGGGCTTGAAGAAGGAGTACGAGTTCAACCACAAGACTCTGCTGCAGGACATCGAGGGGCTGAAGGATGAGCTGGATTTCCTAAAGAAGAACCACGAGGAA gagctggCCTCGCTCCGCTCGGAGATGAGTGGCACGGTGAGTGTGGACCTGCAAGCTGCTCCTGCCGTGGACCTGCAGAGAGTCCTGGACGACATCCGTGCCGAGTACGAGGGCGTGGCGCGACGCAGCCAAGAGGAGGCGGAGAGGTGGTTCGTGAAGCAG GCTGAAACGAAGCAGGCAGAAGTAGCTCAGAGCACCGAAGCTCTCCAGTCCACGAAGACGGAGTTCACCGATCTCAGACGCCAATACCAGAACCTGCAGGCCGAGCTGGACGCCCTTAATGCTTCG AAATCCTCTCTGGAGCAGGTGCTGATGGATACAGAGGGGCGCTACCAGATGCAGCTGCAGCAAATCTCCGCCATCGTGGGCCGGCTGCAGCAGGAGCTGATGAACGTCCGCGACAGCATGACAGCCCAGTCTCAGGAGTACCAGAACCTGCTCAACATCAAGATGAAGCTGGAGATGGAGATCGCCACATACAAGAAGCTGCTGGAGGGGGCGGAGCCGGGGGCCGTCATGCTTGGAGGGGGAGGAGCTGG TGTCAACACTTCCCAGACAGTCGTGATAACAAAGG aaacaaaaacagtgaCCACCTAA
- the LOC131706708 gene encoding uncharacterized protein LOC131706708: MNSLLSYKECKRKYGLNLIRGSHPTRGTCELYTAHCSLYTAQCSCIQHTAHCIQHIAHWIQHIAHWIQHIAHWLQHIAHWIQHSAHCIQHTAHCIQHIAHSIQHSAHWLQHIAHWIQHSAHCIQHIAHWIQHIAHCIQHIAHWLQHIAHWIQHSAHCIQLTAHCIQHIAHSIQHSAHWIQHIAHWIQHIAHWIHHIAHWIQHIAHWIQHSAHWIQHSAHWIQHSAHWIQHIAHWIQHSAHWIQHIGHWSFLNCQDCFGCSLYALLDRNTH; encoded by the coding sequence ATGAACTCTCTGCtatcatacaaagagtgcaagagaaagtacggtctcaacttgattagaggtagccatcCAACACGTGGGACATGTGAGCTGTATACAGCACACTGCTCACTCTATACAGCACAGTGCTCCTGTATACAGCACACTGCTCACTGTATACAGCACATTGCTCACTGGATACAGCACATTGCTCACTGGATACAGCACATTGCTCACTGGCTACAGCACATTGCTCACTGGATACAGCACAGTGCTCACTGTATACAGCACACTGCTCACTGTATACAGCACATTGCTCACTCTATACAGCACAGTGCTCACTGGCTACAGCACATTGCTCACTGGATACAGCACAGTGCTCACTGTATACAGCACATTGCTCACTGGATACAGCACATTGCTCACTGTATACAGCACATTGCTCACTGGCTACAGCACATTGCTCACTGGATACAGCACAGTGCTCACTGTATACAGCTCACTGCTCACTGTATACAGCACATTGCTCACTCTATACAGCACAGTGCTCACTGGATACAGCACATTGCTCACTGGATACAGCACATTGCTCACTGGATACATCACATTGCTCACTGGATACAGCACATTGCTCACTGGATACAGCACAGTGCTCACTGGATACAGCACAGTGCTCACTGGATACAGCACAGTGCTCACTGGATACAGCACATTGCTCACTGGATACAGCACAGTGCTCACTGGATACAGCACATTGGTCACTGGAGCTTCTTAAACTGTCAGGATTGTTTTGGCTGCAGTTTGTACGCATTGttagacagaaacacacactga